From the genome of Amycolatopsis sp. NBC_01488, one region includes:
- a CDS encoding cytochrome P450 family protein produces the protein MTSVEVTEDFAQDAHLFAAMLRAGGPVRRVRMPRGLDCYIVTDFAPARALLADPRLHKDNRRAYELFEAKLPAGATNQGGFGEALGRHMLNTDPPDHSRLRKLVNKAFTGRTVARLRPRIEEITAELLDALAGQERADLVPSFAAPLPITVICELLGVAPEDRNEFSAWSKTLLSSSTPEDAQHAAQSMLTYLTALVERKRADPAEDLLSDLVHASDDGDSLSGEELISMAFLLLVAGHETTVNLIANSVLALLKAPDQLAVLRADPSLMPGAVEEFLRFDGPIHLATLRFTAEPVEAGEVTIPEGEFVLISLLGANRDEERFPDADRLDVTRAVGGHLAFGHGIHYCVGAPLARLEAEIALAGLLARFPDLALDVKPDELVYRYSSLVHGLEALPVRLR, from the coding sequence ATGACGTCGGTGGAAGTGACCGAGGATTTCGCGCAGGACGCGCACCTGTTCGCGGCGATGCTGCGCGCGGGCGGGCCGGTGCGCCGGGTCCGGATGCCGCGCGGGCTGGACTGCTACATCGTGACGGACTTCGCGCCGGCGCGGGCCCTGCTCGCGGATCCCCGGCTGCACAAGGACAACCGGCGCGCGTACGAGCTGTTCGAGGCGAAGCTGCCGGCCGGGGCGACGAACCAGGGCGGCTTCGGCGAAGCGCTCGGGCGGCACATGCTCAACACCGACCCGCCGGACCACTCGCGGCTGCGCAAGCTGGTCAACAAGGCGTTCACCGGGCGGACGGTGGCCCGGCTGCGGCCGCGGATCGAGGAGATCACCGCCGAGCTGCTCGACGCGCTGGCCGGGCAGGAGCGGGCCGACCTGGTGCCGTCCTTCGCCGCGCCGTTGCCGATCACGGTGATCTGTGAGCTGCTGGGCGTCGCCCCGGAGGACCGGAACGAGTTCTCCGCATGGTCGAAGACGCTGCTGAGCTCGTCGACGCCGGAGGACGCGCAGCACGCGGCGCAGAGCATGCTCACCTACCTCACCGCCCTGGTCGAGCGGAAGCGCGCCGACCCGGCCGAGGACCTGCTGTCGGACCTGGTCCACGCGAGCGACGACGGCGACTCGCTGTCCGGCGAAGAGCTGATCTCGATGGCCTTCCTGCTGCTGGTCGCCGGGCACGAGACCACGGTCAACCTGATCGCCAACAGCGTCCTGGCGCTGCTGAAGGCGCCGGACCAGCTGGCGGTGCTGCGCGCCGATCCGTCGCTGATGCCGGGCGCGGTCGAGGAGTTCCTCCGTTTCGACGGCCCCATCCACCTGGCCACGCTGCGGTTCACCGCGGAGCCGGTCGAGGCGGGCGAGGTGACGATCCCGGAGGGCGAGTTCGTGCTGATCTCGTTGCTGGGCGCGAACCGCGACGAGGAGCGGTTCCCGGACGCGGATCGCCTCGACGTCACGCGGGCGGTGGGCGGGCACCTGGCGTTCGGCCACGGCATCCACTACTGCGTCGGCGCGCCCCTGGCCCGCCTGGAGGCCGAGATCGCGCTGGCCGGCCTGCTGGCGCGGTTCCCGGACCTCGCGCTGGACGTCAAGCCGGACGAGCTGGTCTACCGGTACAGCTCCCTGGTGCACGGGCTGGAGGCGCTGCCGGTCCGGCTGCGGTGA
- a CDS encoding SulP family inorganic anion transporter has product MVIMRPLAVLRHDLPASLVVFLVAVPLSLGIALASGAPVAAGLVAAVVGGVVAGALGGSALQVSGPAAGLTVVMAETIQTFGWAVTCAITVAAGVLQILLGLSRIARAALAISPAIVHGMLAGIGVTIVLGQLHVILGGKAQSSALENIAELPGQIVAHHDSAAVIGLLTIALLLLWPKLPAAVRKVPGPLAAIATATLVSVLAGMTLPRVELPGDLLNVHLVPQLPGSWGGFALAVVTIALIAGVESLLSAVAVDRLHTGPRANLDRELVGQGAANMVSGALGGLPVTGVIVRSSTNVAAGAKTRASAVLHGVWVLVFVVLLAGLIQNIPLAALAGLLVHVGAKLVNPEHLRTVLKHGDLPVYLVTLGGVVVVDLLTGVLAGIGLALVLMLRRTLWSGIHVESEGESRRVVVEGVLTFLSVPRLSKVLGAVPAGVPVRLELVVDYLDHAAFESLTTWQQAHERAGGTVDVDEVGHPWFGEGKAGRPTRSRLAASRAVPRWLAPWSEWQAVEGIPAQQTRRGATEFHRRAAPLLRDTLSGLADGQRPRTLFITCGDSRIVPNLITTSGPGDLFTIRNIGNLVPPGQADPSMNASIEYAVGVLGVEEIVVCGHSGCGAMAALAEGPPPGPLAVWLRHAEPSAHRTGSATLDGSVPDAAGDRLALHNVLQQLEHLREYPSVAAAESGGKLQLTAMYFAVGTAQVYLFDPAEHTFRPAGATVVVPGA; this is encoded by the coding sequence ATGGTGATCATGAGACCCCTCGCCGTGCTCCGCCACGACCTGCCGGCCTCACTGGTCGTCTTCCTCGTCGCTGTCCCCCTGTCCCTCGGCATCGCCCTCGCTTCGGGCGCGCCGGTCGCCGCCGGGCTCGTCGCCGCCGTCGTCGGCGGTGTCGTCGCCGGTGCCCTCGGCGGGTCCGCGCTGCAAGTCAGCGGGCCCGCCGCCGGCCTGACCGTCGTCATGGCCGAAACCATCCAGACGTTCGGGTGGGCCGTCACCTGCGCGATCACCGTCGCCGCCGGCGTGCTGCAGATCCTGCTGGGGCTGAGCCGGATCGCCCGCGCCGCGCTCGCCATCTCGCCGGCCATCGTGCACGGCATGCTGGCCGGCATCGGCGTCACGATCGTGCTCGGCCAGCTGCACGTCATCCTCGGTGGCAAGGCCCAGAGCTCCGCGCTCGAGAACATCGCCGAGCTGCCCGGCCAGATCGTCGCCCACCACGACTCCGCCGCCGTGATCGGCCTGCTCACCATCGCGCTCCTGCTGCTCTGGCCGAAGCTCCCGGCCGCCGTCCGCAAGGTGCCGGGGCCGCTGGCCGCGATCGCCACCGCGACGCTGGTCTCGGTGCTCGCCGGGATGACGCTGCCCCGCGTCGAACTGCCCGGTGACCTGCTGAACGTCCACCTCGTCCCGCAACTGCCGGGCAGCTGGGGCGGGTTCGCGCTCGCCGTCGTCACCATCGCCCTGATCGCCGGCGTGGAGAGCCTGCTCTCGGCGGTCGCGGTCGACCGCCTCCACACCGGCCCGCGCGCCAACCTGGACCGCGAACTGGTCGGCCAGGGCGCGGCCAACATGGTCTCCGGTGCGCTCGGCGGGCTGCCGGTCACCGGCGTCATCGTCCGCAGCTCGACCAACGTCGCCGCGGGCGCGAAGACGCGGGCATCGGCGGTGTTGCACGGCGTCTGGGTGCTCGTGTTCGTCGTCCTGCTCGCCGGGCTGATCCAGAACATCCCCCTGGCGGCGCTGGCCGGCCTGCTCGTCCACGTCGGCGCGAAGCTCGTCAACCCCGAGCACCTGAGAACGGTGCTCAAGCACGGCGATCTGCCGGTCTACCTGGTCACGCTCGGCGGCGTCGTCGTGGTCGACCTGCTCACCGGCGTCCTCGCCGGGATCGGGCTCGCGCTCGTGCTGATGCTGCGCCGCACGCTGTGGTCGGGCATCCACGTCGAAAGCGAAGGCGAGAGCAGGCGCGTGGTCGTCGAAGGCGTCCTGACGTTCCTGTCGGTGCCGCGGCTGTCGAAGGTGCTCGGCGCCGTCCCGGCCGGCGTGCCGGTGCGGCTGGAGCTGGTCGTCGACTACCTCGACCACGCGGCGTTCGAAAGCCTCACCACGTGGCAGCAGGCGCACGAACGCGCCGGCGGCACGGTGGACGTCGACGAGGTCGGCCACCCGTGGTTCGGCGAGGGCAAGGCGGGCCGTCCGACGCGGTCCCGGCTGGCCGCCAGCCGGGCGGTGCCGCGGTGGCTCGCACCGTGGTCGGAATGGCAGGCGGTGGAAGGCATCCCGGCCCAGCAGACCCGCCGCGGCGCGACCGAGTTCCACCGCCGCGCGGCCCCGCTGCTGCGCGACACGCTGTCCGGCCTCGCGGACGGCCAGCGCCCCCGCACGCTGTTCATCACCTGCGGCGACTCCCGGATCGTGCCGAACCTGATCACGACGAGCGGCCCCGGCGACCTGTTCACCATCCGCAACATCGGCAACCTGGTGCCGCCGGGGCAGGCCGACCCGTCGATGAACGCGTCGATCGAGTACGCGGTGGGGGTGCTGGGCGTCGAGGAGATCGTGGTGTGCGGCCATTCGGGCTGCGGCGCGATGGCGGCGTTGGCCGAGGGACCGCCACCGGGTCCGTTGGCGGTCTGGCTCCGGCACGCGGAGCCGAGCGCCCACCGCACCGGCTCGGCGACCCTGGACGGCTCGGTCCCGGACGCGGCCGGCGATCGGCTCGCGCTGCACAACGTCCTCCAGCAGCTGGAGCACCTGCGCGAGTATCCGTCGGTGGCGGCGGCGGAGTCGGGCGGGAAGCTGCAGCTGACCGCGATGTACTTCGCGGTGGGGACGGCGCAGGTGTACCTGTTCGACCCGGCGGAGCACACGTTCCGCCCGGCCGGGGCGACGGTGGTGGTGCCGGGGGCTTGA
- a CDS encoding glycosyltransferase family 4 protein: MLKTLLVTNDFPPRPGGIQNYLNSLATRLPADDLVVYAPSWESRTGSHEEFDAEAPFEVVRHPTSLMLPTPDVLRRAKQIMRARDCEAVWFGAAAPLALLGHPLRQAGARRIVASTHGHEVGWSMLPGARQALRRIGDTVDVVTYVSRYTRGRFAAAFGAMAGLELLPSGVDTELYKPDPAGRAEIRARHGLSDRPTIVCVSRLVPRKGQDQLIRALPKIRERVPDAALLIVGGGPYRKTLTGLVAELGLDRDVVLTGSVPWAELPAHYAAGDVFAMPARTRGKGLDVEGLGIVYLEASATGLPVVAGNSGGAPEAVLDEVTGHVVEGRDVGQLAETVASLLADPVRARRMGEAGRAWVTANWRWDTMATRLSGLLDGDPVAVVR, translated from the coding sequence GTGCTCAAGACCCTGCTCGTGACCAACGACTTCCCGCCGCGGCCCGGGGGGATCCAGAACTACCTGAACTCCCTCGCCACCCGGCTGCCGGCGGACGACCTGGTCGTCTACGCGCCGTCGTGGGAGTCGCGGACGGGGTCGCACGAGGAATTCGACGCCGAGGCGCCGTTCGAGGTCGTCCGGCACCCGACGTCGCTGATGCTGCCCACGCCGGACGTCCTGCGCCGCGCGAAGCAGATCATGCGGGCGCGGGACTGCGAAGCCGTCTGGTTCGGGGCCGCCGCGCCGCTCGCGCTGCTGGGGCACCCGCTGCGCCAGGCCGGCGCGCGCCGCATCGTGGCGTCCACGCACGGCCACGAAGTCGGCTGGTCCATGCTCCCCGGCGCGCGGCAGGCGTTGCGGCGCATCGGGGACACCGTCGACGTCGTCACCTACGTCAGCCGCTACACCCGCGGCCGGTTCGCCGCCGCGTTCGGCGCGATGGCCGGGCTGGAGCTGCTGCCGTCCGGAGTGGACACCGAGCTGTACAAACCGGACCCGGCGGGCCGCGCGGAAATCCGTGCGCGGCACGGCTTGTCCGACCGCCCGACGATCGTGTGCGTGTCCCGGCTCGTTCCGCGCAAGGGCCAGGACCAGCTGATCCGGGCGCTGCCGAAGATCCGCGAGCGCGTGCCGGACGCGGCGCTGCTGATCGTCGGCGGCGGCCCGTACCGCAAGACGCTGACCGGGCTGGTCGCCGAGCTGGGCCTGGACCGCGACGTCGTGCTCACCGGGTCCGTGCCGTGGGCCGAGCTGCCGGCGCACTACGCCGCGGGCGACGTCTTCGCCATGCCGGCCCGCACGCGAGGCAAGGGCCTCGACGTCGAAGGCCTCGGCATCGTCTACCTGGAGGCCTCGGCGACCGGTCTGCCCGTGGTCGCGGGCAACTCCGGCGGCGCGCCCGAGGCGGTGCTCGACGAGGTCACCGGGCACGTCGTCGAAGGCCGGGACGTCGGCCAGCTCGCCGAGACCGTCGCCAGCCTGCTCGCGGACCCCGTGCGCGCGCGGCGGATGGGCGAGGCCGGGCGGGCCTGGGTGACCGCGAACTGGCGCTGGGACACCATGGCCACGCGGCTTTCCGGGCTGCTGGACGGCGACCCGGTCGCCGTCGTCCGCTAA
- a CDS encoding adenosylmethionine--8-amino-7-oxononanoate transaminase has translation MDSADLLALDAQHVWHPYAPMPAKVPSLLVTEASGVRLKLADGRELVDGMSSWWSAVHGYRHPVLDAALAEQAGRMSHVMFGGLTHEPAITLAKTLVDLTPDGLEHVFLCDSGSVSVEVAVKMCLQYQRSRGLPEKRRLLTWRGGYHGDTFTPMSVCDPDGGMHTLWRGVLPEQVFVPAPPSGFDTPPDQSYVDTLADAIGAHAGELAAVIVEPVVQGAGGMRFHHPAYLRALRELTEAHDVLLIFDEIATGFGRTGAFFAAEHAGVTPDVLCLGKALTGGYLSMAAALCTPQVAAGISRGALPVLAHGPTFMGNPLASAVANASLGLLAGGAWRQDVSRVEKGLLDGLASARDLGSVVDVRVLGGIGVLQLDHPVDMAVATDVATGQGAWLRPFRDLVYAMPPYVSTDDDLAVITGAMLAVAEKA, from the coding sequence ATGGACTCCGCCGACCTGCTCGCCCTCGACGCCCAGCACGTCTGGCACCCGTACGCGCCGATGCCGGCGAAGGTGCCTTCGCTGCTGGTGACCGAAGCGAGCGGGGTCCGGCTCAAGCTCGCCGACGGCCGGGAGCTGGTCGACGGGATGTCGTCGTGGTGGTCGGCCGTCCACGGCTACCGGCACCCGGTGCTCGACGCCGCCCTCGCCGAGCAGGCCGGGCGGATGAGCCACGTCATGTTCGGTGGCCTCACGCACGAGCCCGCGATCACCCTCGCGAAGACCCTGGTCGACCTGACGCCGGACGGGCTCGAGCACGTCTTCCTCTGCGACTCCGGCTCGGTGTCGGTCGAGGTCGCCGTGAAGATGTGCCTGCAGTACCAGCGTTCCCGCGGGCTCCCGGAGAAGCGTCGGCTGCTGACCTGGCGCGGCGGCTACCACGGCGACACGTTCACGCCGATGAGCGTGTGCGACCCCGATGGCGGCATGCACACGCTGTGGCGCGGCGTGCTGCCCGAGCAGGTCTTCGTGCCGGCCCCGCCGTCCGGCTTCGACACCCCGCCCGACCAGTCCTATGTGGACACTCTGGCGGACGCCATCGGTGCCCACGCCGGGGAGCTGGCCGCAGTGATCGTCGAACCCGTCGTGCAGGGCGCGGGCGGGATGCGCTTCCACCACCCCGCCTACCTGCGCGCGCTGCGCGAGCTGACCGAGGCGCACGACGTGCTGCTGATCTTCGACGAGATCGCGACCGGCTTCGGCCGCACCGGCGCGTTCTTCGCGGCCGAGCACGCGGGTGTGACGCCGGACGTGCTCTGCCTCGGCAAGGCGCTGACCGGCGGCTACCTGAGCATGGCGGCGGCGCTCTGCACCCCGCAGGTGGCGGCGGGAATCTCCCGCGGCGCGCTGCCGGTCCTCGCGCACGGGCCGACGTTCATGGGCAACCCGCTGGCCTCGGCGGTCGCGAACGCGTCGCTGGGCCTCCTCGCCGGCGGCGCGTGGCGCCAGGACGTCAGCCGCGTGGAGAAGGGCCTGCTCGACGGGCTGGCGTCGGCGCGCGACCTCGGTTCGGTCGTCGACGTCCGGGTGCTCGGCGGGATCGGCGTGCTGCAGCTCGACCACCCGGTGGACATGGCGGTGGCCACCGACGTCGCCACCGGGCAGGGCGCCTGGCTGCGGCCGTTCCGGGACCTCGTCTACGCGATGCCGCCGTACGTCTCGACCGACGACGACCTGGCTGTGATCACCGGCGCGATGCTGGCCGTGGCGGAAAAGGCGTGA
- a CDS encoding C40 family peptidase: MQSHSLRRVVSGALAAASVITLVTVAQPSATAAPIPVLQAPPTGSDALAQYRDLAAQAEKLNEDLLKAQDDLKVKQGELDKATGDVNAAKDQAAVAAENQKKYQTEVDKFAGASFTSGVQLNKLSALLAGTSTQDFLDRSSALEVIATEKNGAMGNLTGAVRQATDAAAKAADAAKRATDARDAAAKLTDDIKAKQKALNDQIDQLKAANKSLSALDKAAQRDTGGSPTGLKAPTAAAQTALDAALSKLGSAYVWGATGPSTFDCSGLMLWAYKQAGITLPRSSREQSTFGAAVPRDQLQPGDLVFYYSPVSHVGMYIGDGKMVHAPDTGDVVKISPLQSQYAGARRPTA; the protein is encoded by the coding sequence GTGCAGTCGCATTCCCTCAGGCGCGTGGTTTCAGGTGCCCTCGCCGCGGCTTCGGTGATCACCCTCGTCACCGTGGCCCAGCCGTCGGCCACCGCCGCCCCCATCCCCGTCCTCCAGGCCCCGCCCACCGGTTCGGACGCCCTCGCCCAGTACCGCGACCTCGCGGCCCAGGCCGAAAAGCTCAACGAAGACCTGCTGAAGGCCCAGGACGACCTGAAGGTCAAGCAGGGTGAGCTCGACAAGGCCACCGGCGACGTCAACGCGGCGAAGGACCAGGCCGCCGTCGCGGCCGAGAACCAGAAGAAGTACCAGACCGAGGTCGACAAGTTCGCCGGCGCGTCGTTCACCAGCGGCGTCCAGCTGAACAAGCTGTCGGCGCTGCTGGCCGGGACGTCCACTCAGGACTTCCTCGACCGCTCCTCGGCCCTGGAAGTCATCGCGACCGAGAAGAACGGCGCGATGGGCAACCTCACCGGCGCCGTCCGGCAGGCCACCGATGCCGCCGCCAAGGCTGCCGACGCGGCGAAGCGCGCGACAGACGCGCGGGACGCGGCGGCGAAGCTGACCGACGACATCAAGGCCAAGCAGAAGGCGCTCAACGACCAGATCGACCAGCTCAAGGCGGCCAACAAGAGCCTGAGCGCGCTGGACAAGGCCGCCCAGCGGGACACCGGCGGCTCGCCCACCGGTCTCAAGGCGCCCACCGCGGCCGCCCAGACCGCGTTGGACGCGGCGCTGAGCAAGCTGGGCAGCGCGTACGTCTGGGGCGCCACCGGGCCGAGCACGTTCGACTGCTCGGGCCTGATGCTGTGGGCCTACAAGCAGGCGGGCATCACGCTGCCCCGGTCGAGCCGTGAGCAGTCCACCTTCGGCGCCGCGGTGCCGCGGGACCAGCTCCAGCCGGGCGACCTCGTGTTCTACTACTCGCCCGTTTCGCACGTCGGCATGTACATCGGCGACGGCAAGATGGTGCACGCCCCCGACACCGGGGACGTCGTGAAGATCTCGCCGCTGCAGAGCCAGTACGCGGGCGCCCGCCGCCCGACGGCCTGA
- a CDS encoding bifunctional SulP family inorganic anion transporter/carbonic anhydrase — protein MIEIVRGEHDTGPPSLKNLKHDVLASLVVFLVAVPLSLGVAFAAGAPLLSGLISAVVGGLVASVFGGSPLQVSGPSAALTVVLADTIATHGWPVTCAITVAAGLLQILFGLTRLARAALAVSPAIVHGLLAGIGVTLVLGQLHVVLGGSAQGSALANIRALPGQIAGHHDQAVLVGVVTLAVLLAWPRLPKAVRRVPAPLAAVALATGLSVATGMTLPRVDLPAGLPALHVVPRLPDGGWGGFALAALTIALIAGLESLLSAVSVDKLRGGPRTDLDRELIGQGAANVAAGALGGFPVTGVIVRSMTNYEAGARTRASAILHCAWILAACLLCTGLLRLISLAALAALLVHVGAKLVNLNGLKEVRRHGDLPVCVVTLAGAVAVNLLTGVAAGILLALAMMLRRMIFSGIHVERDGDRHRVVIEGALTFLSVPRLTRVLAEVPPHAEVTLELLVDYLDHAAFDCLRGWQRAHAGPVTVDEIGHPWFERGTAGAPTVRRSVAARVVPRWLAPWSDWQAEHVVLPAQRTASSLLCRGASEFQRRTAPLLRDTWSDLANGQQPHTLFITCGDARIVPNLITTSGPGDLFTVRNIGNLVPPADGDDSSVGAAIEYAVGVLGVAEIVVCGHSGCGAMKALLGQAPDGLVQLGSWLRHGEATLRRRGREAPLLLGGERPGVEADQLALQNVVQQLETLRGYPVVAAALALGGLRLTGMYFDVGAAQVSLLDDAVRGFVPAGALEH, from the coding sequence ATGATCGAGATCGTTCGCGGTGAACACGACACCGGACCGCCGTCCCTCAAGAACCTCAAACACGACGTCCTCGCGTCGCTGGTCGTCTTCCTCGTCGCCGTCCCCCTGTCCCTCGGCGTGGCCTTCGCCGCCGGGGCGCCGCTGCTCTCGGGCCTGATCTCCGCCGTCGTCGGCGGGCTGGTCGCGAGCGTCTTCGGCGGATCGCCGCTGCAGGTCAGCGGCCCGTCCGCCGCCCTCACCGTGGTGCTGGCCGACACGATCGCCACCCACGGCTGGCCCGTCACCTGCGCGATCACCGTCGCCGCGGGCCTGCTTCAGATCCTTTTCGGCCTGACGCGTCTCGCCCGCGCCGCGCTCGCCGTGTCCCCGGCCATCGTGCACGGCCTGCTCGCCGGCATCGGCGTCACGCTCGTGCTCGGCCAGCTGCACGTCGTCCTCGGCGGTTCGGCGCAGGGCTCGGCGCTGGCCAACATCCGGGCGCTGCCCGGGCAGATCGCCGGCCACCACGACCAGGCCGTGCTCGTCGGCGTCGTCACGCTCGCGGTGCTGCTGGCGTGGCCGCGGCTGCCGAAGGCCGTCCGCCGCGTGCCGGCGCCGCTGGCCGCGGTCGCGCTGGCCACGGGCCTGTCCGTCGCGACCGGCATGACCCTGCCGCGCGTCGACCTCCCGGCCGGGCTGCCCGCGCTGCACGTCGTGCCGCGGCTGCCGGACGGCGGTTGGGGCGGGTTCGCGCTCGCCGCCCTCACCATCGCGCTGATCGCGGGGCTGGAGAGCCTGCTGTCGGCGGTGTCGGTGGACAAGCTGCGCGGCGGCCCGCGCACCGATCTCGACCGTGAGCTGATCGGGCAGGGCGCGGCGAACGTCGCCGCCGGCGCGCTCGGCGGGTTCCCGGTCACCGGCGTCATCGTGCGCAGCATGACCAACTACGAGGCGGGGGCGCGCACGCGTGCGTCGGCGATCCTGCACTGCGCCTGGATCCTCGCCGCGTGCCTGCTGTGCACCGGCCTCCTGCGGCTGATCTCCCTCGCGGCGCTCGCCGCGCTGCTGGTCCACGTCGGCGCGAAGCTGGTGAACCTCAACGGGCTCAAGGAGGTCCGGCGCCACGGCGACCTGCCCGTCTGCGTCGTCACGCTCGCCGGCGCGGTGGCCGTCAACCTGCTGACCGGCGTCGCGGCGGGAATCCTGCTGGCGCTCGCGATGATGCTGCGGCGGATGATCTTCTCCGGCATCCACGTCGAGAGGGACGGTGACCGCCACCGCGTCGTCATCGAAGGCGCGCTGACGTTCCTGTCCGTGCCGCGGCTGACCCGGGTGCTCGCCGAGGTGCCGCCGCACGCCGAAGTCACGCTGGAGCTGCTCGTCGACTACCTCGACCACGCCGCGTTCGACTGCCTGCGCGGCTGGCAGCGGGCGCACGCCGGGCCGGTGACGGTGGACGAGATCGGGCACCCGTGGTTCGAGCGCGGCACCGCGGGCGCGCCGACCGTGCGCCGCAGCGTCGCCGCGCGCGTCGTGCCGCGGTGGCTCGCGCCGTGGTCGGATTGGCAGGCGGAACACGTCGTCCTGCCGGCCCAGCGCACGGCCAGTTCCCTGCTGTGCCGCGGTGCTTCGGAGTTCCAGCGCCGCACGGCGCCGCTGCTGCGCGACACGTGGAGCGACCTGGCGAACGGCCAGCAGCCGCACACGCTGTTCATCACCTGCGGCGACGCGCGGATCGTGCCGAACCTCATCACCACGAGCGGGCCGGGCGACCTGTTCACGGTGCGGAACATCGGCAACCTGGTCCCGCCCGCGGACGGCGACGACTCGTCGGTCGGCGCGGCGATCGAGTACGCCGTCGGGGTGCTCGGGGTCGCCGAGATCGTGGTGTGCGGGCATTCCGGGTGCGGCGCGATGAAGGCGCTGCTCGGGCAGGCGCCGGACGGGCTCGTGCAGCTCGGCAGCTGGCTGCGCCACGGCGAGGCGACGCTGCGGCGACGCGGTCGTGAGGCACCGCTGCTGCTCGGCGGCGAACGGCCCGGCGTCGAAGCGGATCAGCTCGCGCTGCAGAACGTGGTGCAGCAGCTGGAAACCCTGCGCGGCTACCCGGTGGTCGCGGCGGCGCTGGCGCTGGGCGGGCTCCGGCTGACCGGGATGTACTTCGACGTCGGCGCCGCGCAGGTGTCCCTTTTGGACGATGCGGTGCGCGGGTTCGTCCCGGCGGGTGCGCTGGAGCACTGA
- a CDS encoding uridine kinase, with amino-acid sequence MRYRPISPGVLAGELTERIDALTGRRRIAVAVDGAAGATETTELADALVDPLRLRGRAALRVSARDFLRPASLRFERGRTDPDARYTDWLDLGALRREVLDPLADDGSGDVLPSLWDAERDRATRAERVPVPEGGVVLLDGELLLGAGLTFDLTVHLWLSPAALRRRVPDAWALPAYERYEAEVDPSALADVVVRVDDPRHPALYTP; translated from the coding sequence GTGCGCTACCGCCCCATTTCCCCCGGCGTCCTGGCCGGCGAACTGACCGAACGCATCGACGCGCTCACCGGGCGCCGACGGATCGCGGTCGCCGTCGACGGCGCGGCGGGTGCGACGGAAACCACCGAGCTCGCCGACGCCCTGGTCGACCCGCTGCGCCTGCGCGGCCGCGCGGCCCTGCGCGTCTCGGCCCGCGACTTCCTGCGGCCCGCGTCCCTGCGCTTCGAGCGCGGCCGCACCGACCCCGACGCCCGCTACACCGACTGGCTCGACCTCGGCGCCCTCCGCCGCGAAGTGCTCGACCCGCTGGCCGACGACGGGTCCGGCGACGTCCTGCCGTCGCTGTGGGACGCCGAACGCGACCGCGCGACCCGCGCCGAGCGCGTGCCCGTCCCCGAAGGCGGGGTCGTGCTCCTCGACGGCGAACTCCTGCTCGGCGCCGGCCTGACGTTCGACCTGACCGTGCACCTGTGGCTCTCCCCCGCCGCCCTGCGCCGGCGCGTGCCGGACGCCTGGGCGCTCCCCGCTTACGAGCGGTACGAGGCGGAGGTGGACCCGAGCGCGCTGGCCGACGTCGTCGTGCGCGTCGACGATCCGCGGCACCCGGCGCTCTACACGCCTTAG
- a CDS encoding SRPBCC family protein, with product MTSSVGKTADVGWNIGVSRTLPYAAETVWDFLVSREGVAIWLGPGVELPRETGAEYETANGTVGEIRSFVEGDRVRLTWRPSDWDHDSTVQVRLSGAGAKTTLRFHQEWLSDAEERAQQRAYWQDVTERVVAALAER from the coding sequence ATGACTTCTTCAGTGGGGAAGACGGCCGATGTGGGGTGGAACATCGGGGTTTCGCGGACCTTGCCGTACGCGGCCGAAACGGTGTGGGACTTCCTGGTCAGCCGCGAAGGCGTCGCGATCTGGCTGGGCCCGGGCGTCGAGCTGCCGAGGGAGACGGGCGCGGAGTACGAAACGGCGAACGGCACGGTGGGGGAGATCCGCAGCTTCGTCGAAGGCGACCGGGTGCGGCTGACGTGGCGGCCGAGCGACTGGGACCACGACTCGACGGTCCAGGTGCGCCTCAGCGGCGCCGGCGCCAAGACCACGCTGCGGTTCCACCAGGAATGGCTCTCGGACGCGGAAGAGCGCGCGCAACAGCGGGCATACTGGCAGGACGTGACCGAGCGCGTGGTGGCGGCACTCGCCGAGCGCTGA